A region of Candidatus Thermoplasmatota archaeon DNA encodes the following proteins:
- a CDS encoding nucleotidyltransferase domain-containing protein: MMKEEILDKLKQFLHFNRLKFVYLYGSSVTGNTTDRSDIDICLYYDVNDKKELSELFFTISGSFPDKYDIQMFQFLPLYVKKEIFKGELIYADDKEFIHDVAHRTIEEYNDFEPRYKYILYGKTGVEGATL, encoded by the coding sequence ATGATGAAAGAAGAAATTCTGGACAAACTGAAGCAATTTTTACACTTTAACAGGTTAAAATTCGTTTATCTTTACGGCTCTTCAGTTACCGGAAATACTACTGATAGGTCGGATATCGACATATGTCTTTATTATGACGTCAATGATAAAAAAGAGTTAAGCGAGCTTTTTTTTACGATAAGCGGTTCTTTTCCAGATAAATATGACATTCAGATGTTTCAGTTTCTACCTCTATACGTAAAAAAGGAAATTTTTAAAGGAGAACTTATTTACGCCGATGATAAGGAATTCATTCACGATGTCGCTCATAGGACAATCGAAGAGTACAATGACTTTGAACCCAGATACAAATACA